The following are from one region of the Deltaproteobacteria bacterium HGW-Deltaproteobacteria-6 genome:
- a CDS encoding NAD(+) kinase, with product MKIKKVGIIANIEKENIAGFAGALKKWLEDRKIKVSLEANIAAAIGKSGGFKIEDLASRVDLIAVLGGDGTMLRTARYVAQQNVPIVGINMGTFGYLTEVNLNETYAALELILKGDFLTEKRMMLDVKIRRGNKIIGSGIVLNDVVINRGNLSRIVELETSINNQYLATYKSDGLIISTPTGSTAYSLSAGGPIVFPGKELIIINPICPHTLTNRPIIFPETSDLQITMWSKESGATVTLDGQESYRISSGDIMTIRKSKYYTRLVLSPHRSYGEILRSKLGWGSLPTGTGKRKNAS from the coding sequence ATGAAAATTAAGAAGGTCGGCATTATTGCCAACATTGAAAAAGAAAATATCGCCGGTTTTGCAGGCGCCTTGAAAAAATGGCTGGAAGACAGAAAAATTAAAGTATCGCTCGAAGCGAACATCGCCGCCGCCATCGGCAAAAGCGGCGGCTTCAAAATCGAAGATCTGGCGTCCCGGGTGGATTTGATCGCCGTGCTTGGCGGAGACGGCACCATGCTGCGCACGGCCCGCTACGTCGCTCAGCAAAATGTGCCCATCGTCGGCATCAACATGGGGACGTTCGGTTATCTGACGGAAGTCAACCTGAACGAAACATACGCGGCGCTGGAATTGATTCTTAAAGGCGATTTTCTGACCGAAAAAAGGATGATGTTGGATGTAAAAATCCGCAGGGGCAATAAAATCATCGGTTCGGGCATTGTCTTAAATGACGTGGTGATCAACCGCGGTAATCTCTCCCGCATTGTGGAACTGGAAACGTCCATCAATAACCAGTATCTTGCGACGTATAAGTCCGACGGCCTGATTATCTCCACACCCACCGGTTCGACGGCTTATTCGCTTTCCGCCGGCGGTCCGATTGTTTTTCCCGGCAAGGAATTGATCATTATTAACCCGATCTGTCCCCATACGCTGACGAACCGGCCGATTATCTTCCCCGAAACTTCCGATTTGCAGATTACCATGTGGTCGAAAGAAAGCGGCGCGACCGTGACGCTGGACGGACAGGAGTCCTACCGGATCAGCTCCGGCGATATCATGACCATACGAAAATCAAAATATTATACAAGACTGGTTCTTTCGCCGCACCGGAGTTACGGAGAAATATTGCGTTCCAAACTGGGTTGGGGCAGTCTGCCAACAGGCACTGGAAAAAGAAAAAATGCTTCATGA
- a CDS encoding SAM-dependent methyltransferase yields the protein MTDEETVDEILDGSLKIRQSKRGYRFNLDSLILAHFVSLKSRTVNLDLGCGNGIIALVLARRYGQSRWHGLEVQDGLAWLAQKNVEQNGLDRRVVIDKGDARDIKKIYQPHVFDHIVFNPPYRKINSGRINPLPEKAIARHEISGSLGHFLAAARYALKPKGRVFTIYPATRLTELISLFRKQDIEPKRMKLVFSDAASDAKFVLVEGRSGSREELKIEPPLFIYEEAKKYTQAMKNIFSELALPPEACGG from the coding sequence ATGACGGATGAAGAAACGGTTGATGAAATTCTGGATGGCAGCTTAAAGATCCGCCAGAGCAAACGCGGCTACCGGTTTAATCTGGACTCGCTCATTCTGGCGCACTTTGTGTCTCTGAAATCCCGTACCGTCAATCTGGATCTGGGCTGTGGCAATGGCATCATTGCGCTGGTGCTGGCCAGGCGTTACGGGCAGTCGCGCTGGCATGGTCTGGAGGTTCAGGATGGCCTCGCCTGGCTTGCGCAGAAAAATGTTGAACAAAACGGTCTGGACCGTCGCGTGGTGATTGACAAAGGGGATGCACGGGACATTAAAAAAATCTACCAGCCCCATGTCTTTGATCATATCGTTTTTAACCCTCCCTACCGCAAAATCAATTCCGGACGGATTAATCCCTTGCCGGAGAAAGCCATCGCCCGTCATGAAATCAGCGGTTCACTCGGCCACTTTCTTGCGGCGGCCCGATACGCGCTCAAACCAAAAGGGCGGGTGTTTACGATTTATCCGGCAACCAGGCTTACGGAGTTGATCAGTTTGTTTCGCAAGCAGGATATTGAACCCAAAAGAATGAAGCTGGTATTTTCGGATGCCGCATCGGATGCGAAGTTTGTTCTGGTGGAGGGGCGGAGCGGTTCACGCGAAGAACTGAAAATAGAGCCGCCACTTTTTATTTATGAAGAAGCTAAAAAATACACGCAGGCCATGAAAAATATTTTCAGCGAACTGGCTTTGCCTCCTGAAGCCTGCGGCGGCTGA
- the recN gene encoding DNA repair protein RecN, whose product MLHELSITNFAIIDELHVSFDEGLNIISGETGAGKSILIGAVSLLLGDRATAEMIRTQTDTATVEALFNIRNNPALQEKLAGMGFGAGEELVIRRVISRTGKNRAQINGQMATLANLAAISESLINICGQHEHQMILSAENHIDILDEFGGCLSARGAFEAVYLRYRELCDRMEKLDNLRRHRAEKIDLIQFQLKEINDLNPLAGEDAALSDEKKVLASVQKLADWGNRAYALLYADNGCINDQLKEVLTQIKEIRKIDPGLNLQPSDVEGSYVVLQEAALTLRDYTKKLIFDPERLALIDERLDAINRLKRKHGGTMDTLLNRKRDMEEELKRVSGVAQELENLTKEKDAVAAGLREKALALSKLRLRAAGLLKKAVDAEIQGLNMPHACFFVEFLKRCSEAENTYGPKGGDDLEFYLAANAGETPKPLNKIASGGELSRIVLALKNVLSRTGSVDTVVFDEVDSGIGGATAEIVGRKLKEVSAHHQVICITHLPQIASFGGPHLRVSKQVACGRTSTVVEKIDDEQKIEEISRMLGGVDVTDTAREHARAMLAAAGAARVAADAERSNHAEKSAHR is encoded by the coding sequence ATGCTTCATGAACTGAGCATTACCAACTTTGCCATCATTGACGAACTTCATGTCTCTTTTGATGAAGGTTTGAATATTATTTCGGGAGAAACCGGCGCCGGAAAATCTATTTTGATCGGCGCTGTCAGCCTGCTTTTGGGGGACCGGGCCACGGCGGAGATGATTCGCACACAGACGGACACCGCCACCGTGGAAGCGCTGTTTAACATCAGAAACAATCCGGCGCTTCAGGAAAAACTGGCCGGGATGGGGTTTGGAGCGGGTGAGGAACTTGTCATCCGGCGGGTGATTTCGCGAACCGGTAAAAACAGGGCGCAAATCAACGGGCAGATGGCGACGCTTGCGAATCTGGCCGCGATCAGTGAATCGCTGATCAACATCTGCGGGCAGCATGAACATCAGATGATCCTCTCAGCCGAAAATCATATCGACATTCTCGATGAATTCGGCGGCTGCCTTTCTGCCCGCGGGGCGTTTGAAGCCGTTTATCTGCGGTATCGCGAGCTCTGCGACCGGATGGAAAAGCTGGATAATCTGCGCCGTCATCGTGCGGAAAAAATCGATCTGATCCAGTTTCAGCTCAAAGAAATAAACGACCTCAATCCCCTCGCGGGTGAGGACGCGGCGCTTTCCGATGAAAAGAAAGTGCTGGCCAGCGTGCAGAAGCTTGCGGACTGGGGCAACCGGGCTTACGCGCTGCTTTACGCCGATAACGGCTGCATCAATGATCAGCTCAAGGAAGTCCTGACGCAGATCAAAGAGATCCGGAAGATTGATCCGGGATTGAATCTTCAGCCGTCCGATGTGGAAGGCAGCTACGTTGTTTTGCAGGAAGCGGCGCTGACGTTGCGCGATTACACGAAGAAACTGATTTTTGATCCCGAACGGCTGGCCCTGATTGACGAGCGGCTGGATGCCATCAACCGGCTCAAACGCAAACACGGCGGGACAATGGACACTTTGCTCAACCGCAAACGGGATATGGAGGAAGAGCTTAAACGTGTTTCCGGGGTGGCCCAGGAGCTGGAAAATCTCACGAAAGAAAAAGACGCCGTTGCGGCCGGTTTGCGGGAAAAAGCGCTGGCGCTTTCCAAACTGAGATTGCGGGCGGCCGGTTTGCTGAAAAAAGCGGTCGATGCGGAAATACAGGGCTTGAATATGCCGCATGCCTGCTTTTTTGTGGAGTTTCTGAAACGCTGTTCGGAAGCGGAGAATACTTACGGCCCGAAAGGCGGCGATGATCTGGAATTTTATCTGGCCGCAAACGCCGGAGAAACGCCGAAACCCCTGAACAAAATCGCGTCCGGCGGCGAGCTGTCACGCATCGTGCTGGCGCTTAAAAATGTTCTGTCACGGACCGGATCGGTGGACACGGTTGTGTTTGATGAAGTGGATTCGGGCATCGGCGGCGCCACGGCGGAAATCGTCGGACGCAAATTAAAGGAAGTATCGGCCCATCATCAGGTTATTTGCATCACGCATCTGCCGCAGATCGCCAGCTTCGGAGGACCGCATTTGCGGGTCAGCAAACAGGTGGCCTGCGGCCGTACCTCCACGGTGGTGGAGAAGATCGATGACGAACAGAAAATAGAAGAGATCAGCCGGATGCTGGGCGGCGTGGATGTGACGGACACCGCGAGAGAACACGCCCGCGCGATGCTTGCCGCCGCCGGAGCGGCGCGTGTTGCGGCTGATGCAGAAAGGAGCAATCATGCTGAGAAAAGCGCGCATCGGTGA
- a CDS encoding transglycosylase, producing the protein MKNGLKIFLLTLIVMLALAGCARKAVVLPVTTPERALAEVSAKQLNFDDDLDTAPLLLAIDRSLSYYDGAGRNQLFKVTDRLVDTKQMKKTLITFREILQSNASPEQKKKRIADDFLVLRAAGVNGDGAVLFTGYYEPLLEGSLTRTDKYKYPLYRPPPDIVMERISKNDTRISRKENGRTVPYYTRREIDVDGVLKDKGLELIWVSDAVELNSLHIQGSGKIKLEDGKMLTVSYAQNNGRPFSSVTQNMLNQNKIDKTDTTYQGFKTWLKSKSEKEIFDILSHNERYIFFRFVDREPVGSLGQPVTPDRSIATDPAYFPQGALAFIRLRKPVLDEDYNVASRVDFSRFVLNQDKGSAIKGPGRVDLFCGFGPQAQATAGSLKEKGELYFLLIK; encoded by the coding sequence ATGAAAAATGGATTGAAAATTTTTCTCCTGACGCTGATCGTCATGCTTGCTTTAGCCGGCTGCGCGCGAAAAGCCGTGGTTTTGCCGGTAACGACGCCGGAGCGCGCGCTTGCGGAAGTGTCCGCGAAACAATTGAACTTTGATGATGATCTGGATACGGCGCCGCTCCTTCTGGCCATTGACCGCAGCTTGAGCTATTACGACGGCGCCGGCCGAAATCAGTTGTTCAAGGTGACGGACCGGCTGGTTGACACGAAGCAGATGAAAAAAACACTGATCACTTTCCGCGAAATTCTTCAATCCAATGCAAGCCCGGAACAGAAAAAGAAACGGATTGCCGATGATTTTCTCGTGCTGCGCGCGGCGGGTGTGAACGGCGACGGCGCTGTTTTGTTCACCGGTTATTATGAACCCCTCCTGGAAGGATCGCTGACCCGGACGGACAAGTATAAATACCCGCTCTACCGGCCGCCGCCGGACATCGTCATGGAAAGAATATCCAAAAACGATACCAGGATCAGCCGGAAGGAAAACGGCCGGACCGTTCCCTATTATACGCGCCGTGAAATCGACGTTGACGGTGTGCTGAAGGATAAGGGGCTTGAACTCATCTGGGTGTCCGATGCGGTCGAATTGAATTCTCTGCACATCCAGGGTTCGGGAAAAATAAAGCTGGAAGACGGAAAAATGTTAACGGTCAGCTACGCCCAGAATAACGGCCGTCCGTTCAGTTCCGTAACGCAAAACATGCTGAACCAGAACAAAATCGATAAAACCGATACCACCTATCAGGGTTTCAAAACCTGGCTGAAAAGCAAAAGTGAAAAGGAAATCTTTGATATTCTCAGCCACAATGAGCGCTATATTTTCTTCCGGTTTGTGGACCGCGAGCCGGTCGGTTCGCTGGGGCAGCCGGTGACGCCTGACCGGTCGATTGCCACCGATCCGGCTTATTTTCCCCAAGGCGCGCTGGCGTTTATCCGATTGCGCAAACCGGTGCTGGATGAGGATTATAACGTTGCCTCGCGTGTCGATTTTTCACGCTTTGTTTTAAATCAGGATAAAGGGTCGGCGATCAAAGGCCCGGGGCGCGTCGATCTTTTCTGCGGCTTCGGCCCCCAGGCGCAGGCCACTGCGGGAAGTCTGAAAGAAAAAGGCGAACTGTATTTTCTGCTGATCAAATAG
- a CDS encoding GNAT family N-acetyltransferase: MLRKARIGDVKTIHRLINQSAGKGEMLPRSLMDIYNSVRDFIVYYDEDEQNIVGICAMNIIWENLAEIRSLYVDDAYRKKGIGRKLVEFCISEAITLELFRIFSLTYKKEFFARLNFKEVDRSTLPEKIWSDCFRCSKYPDYCDEVAMIIEL, translated from the coding sequence ATGCTGAGAAAAGCGCGCATCGGTGACGTCAAGACCATTCACCGTTTAATTAATCAATCGGCGGGGAAAGGTGAAATGCTGCCCAGGTCTTTGATGGATATCTATAATTCCGTGCGGGACTTTATTGTTTATTACGATGAGGATGAACAGAATATCGTCGGAATCTGCGCGATGAATATCATCTGGGAGAATCTGGCGGAAATCCGCTCTCTTTACGTGGATGACGCCTACCGGAAAAAAGGGATCGGCAGAAAACTGGTTGAATTTTGCATTTCCGAAGCCATTACGCTGGAGCTGTTTCGAATATTTTCACTCACCTATAAGAAAGAATTCTTCGCCAGGCTCAATTTCAAGGAAGTGGACCGTTCCACGCTGCCGGAAAAAATCTGGTCGGATTGTTTCCGCTGTTCCAAATACCCCGATTACTGCGATGAAGTCGCGATGATTATCGAACTATGA